The sequence below is a genomic window from Thioclava nitratireducens.
ACGACCACGATCGGACCAAGCAGATAGAGAAGGCAGATGAAGGCCCAGATCCGCGCAGGCAAACGCAGCACCGTGCGATGGCGCAACCCCGCCCATGGCCACGCCACGAGCGAGACGACGAACAGCACGATGGAGATATCCCAGATCCGCTGGCGCAGCCATTCCCAGAGCGGGTTGGTGATGACCGTGAACCCCTCCCCTGCCCGGTAGAACAGCCCGGCGGTGCCCAGATCGAGTTCCGGCACCAGGCGGAACAGCAGGAAGCCTCCGATCCACGCCGCCAGCAGCAGCCGGACGGCAAAGCTCATATCAATTTTCGGAACGGACACAGCGCGCCTCCACCAGATAAGCCGCATATCCCTTATCGGCCCAAGTCCCCGTCGCGTCGAGCTGCGCCGCCGGCGAGACCGGGCCGCTGCCGCAATCGGGCGGGCTGTTGGCGATCAGAAGTAGGCGGCCGTTGTAGTCCTGTGGCAAGGGCCACATCTGCTCGTAATAGCTGTCGGCCCGCACGACGGGCCTCGGTGCGTAGACGGTCACGCCCGCGCCCTGCCCCGTATAGAACAGATCGGCGAGGATTGCGCGATTGCTGGCATACACCGGAACATCGGCCTCTTTCGCGAGCGTCAGGATCTGGCGGCTCAGATCGGCCTGCCCCAACCACCGCTTCAGAAGCGGCGCGCCGTCTTTTTGCGGATAGGGTGCGAGGACGGTCAGCAGCGGGATCGACAGCGCGATCAGACCGTTGATCAGGATTGCAATCCAGCGCCAGATGTCGCGCAGAACCATCGCCGCCAGAACGGTTCCGGCGAAATAGGCGGCGACCGCCCAATTGGCATAGGCCCGGTCCAAGAGCGCCTCGAGCGTCACCGCGACCAGCGGCGGCACCGAGAGCATCGCCAGCCCGCGCTTCGCCGGGTCGCCCCAACTCGCATAGCCGATCAGCAATGCCACCATCGTCACCGGCCCGAAGACGGCGAATTGCGAGGCGACGAACTCGAGCATCGAGCTGAAATTCAGCTCGGCCCCTTCGCGGACCCAGCCGACGTTATCCATCGTATGCGAGACCGTGGTCAGGCCATGGGTGAGGTTCCAGACCACGTTCGGCGCGATCACGAGCCCGAACGCCAGCGCCGCAATCCCCGTATTGCGCCAGCCGATCCGCCATGCCGGCGCGACAAGTGCAGCCAGCGCCAGACCGGGGATCAGGTAGATTGCAGCGTATTTCGCCATGAAGGCCAGCCCTGCCGTCAGCCCCGCGGCCAGCGCGTCCGACCAATGGCGGCTACCGCCCGC
It includes:
- a CDS encoding ArnT family glycosyltransferase, which gives rise to MPSVGAKLDRGADRDGWFLPTLIVVAAATALRLVFLAFNKTDLFVDEAQYWLWGQHLDFGYYSKPPLIGWLLRAVTDLAGSDAPFWVRMPGAILHGITALVLGALGARIASRRVAIWSAAIYVTLPFVALGSVLISTDTVMAPFYALSLLFLHRAGGSRHWSDALAAGLTAGLAFMAKYAAIYLIPGLALAALVAPAWRIGWRNTGIAALAFGLVIAPNVVWNLTHGLTTVSHTMDNVGWVREGAELNFSSMLEFVASQFAVFGPVTMVALLIGYASWGDPAKRGLAMLSVPPLVAVTLEALLDRAYANWAVAAYFAGTVLAAMVLRDIWRWIAILINGLIALSIPLLTVLAPYPQKDGAPLLKRWLGQADLSRQILTLAKEADVPVYASNRAILADLFYTGQGAGVTVYAPRPVVRADSYYEQMWPLPQDYNGRLLLIANSPPDCGSGPVSPAAQLDATGTWADKGYAAYLVEARCVRSEN